In Arvicanthis niloticus isolate mArvNil1 unplaced genomic scaffold, mArvNil1.pat.X pat_scaffold_1877_arrow_ctg1, whole genome shotgun sequence, a single window of DNA contains:
- the LOC117701681 gene encoding thiol S-methyltransferase TMT1A-like isoform X1: protein MTLAVLVLRLVVCILALPMFLLNLLGVWSWVCKKWFPYFLKRFTVMYNEQMASRKRELFSNLQEFAGPSGKLSLLEVGCGTGANFKFYPPGCRVTCIDPNPNFEKFLFKSVAENRHLQFERFVVAAGENMHQVADGSVDVVVCTLVLCSVNNQEKILREVHRVLRPVSDKCEGWLAAAIMSKGGPISFGWILEICLFMYMSILSLSSAPGRGRQILLQMVVSLHVVAGN from the coding sequence ATGACGCTCGCCGTCCTGGTCCTGCGGCTGGTGGTCTGCATCCTGGCGCTTCCCATGTTTCTGCTGAACCTTCTAGGCGTGTGGAGCTGGGTGTGCAAAAAGTGGTTTCCCTACTTCCTGAAACGCTTCACCGTGATGTACAACGAGCAGATGGCGAGCCGAAAGCGGGAGCTCTTCAGCAACCTGCAGGAGTTCGCGGGCCCCTCGGGGAAGCTGTCACTGCTGGAGGTGGGCTGTGGCACCGGGGCCAACTTTAAGTTCTATCCCCCCGGGTGCAGGGTCACTTGTATCGACCCCAACCCCAACTTCGAGAAGTTCCTGTTCAAGAGTGTCGCAGAGAACCGGCATCTGCAGTTCGAGCGCTTCGTGGTGGCGGCCGGAGAGAACATGCACCAGGTGGCCGATGGCTCTGTGGACGTGGTGGTCTGCACCCTGGTGCTGTGCTCGGTGAACAACCAAGAGAAGATTCTGCGCGAGGTGCACCGAGTGCTGAGGCCGGTGAGTGACAAGTGTGAAGGCTGGCTAGCTGCAGCTATCATGAGCAAGGGTGGTCCTATCAGTTTTGGGTGGATTCtagagatttgtttatttatgtatatgagtatactgtcgctgtcttcagcgcccggaagagggcgccagatcctattacagatggttgtgagcctccatgtggttgctgggaattga